In Calonectris borealis chromosome 20, bCalBor7.hap1.2, whole genome shotgun sequence, a genomic segment contains:
- the UNK gene encoding RING finger protein unkempt homolog isoform X15, producing the protein MSKGPVASGPAAAGPASAASALQAQPEKPQHYTYLKEFRTEQCPLFVQHKCTQHRPYTCFHWHFVNQRRRRSIRRRDGTFNYSPDIYCTKYDETTGICPEGDECPFLHRTTGDTERRYHLRYYKTGICIHETDSKGNCTKNGVHCAFAHGPHDLRSPVYDIRELQAMEALQNGQTTSEGGIEGQSAVAASHAMIEKILSEEPRWQDTTYVLGNYKTEQCKKPPRLCRQGYACPYYHNSKDRRRSPRKHKYRSSPCPSVKHGDEWGDPSKCENGDSCQYCHTRTEQQFHPEIYKSTKCNDMQQSGSCPRGPFCAFAHVEQPALNEDLQQSSAVSSPTQTGPVMYMPSAAGDSVPVSPSSPHAPDLSNILCRNSSLGSPSNICGSPPGAIGKPHSLETIGFPPDSVTAAGSYKKAPGFEREDQQAKMKSHSLEHRSQEQPLLQPKQDILGILPVGSPLTSSISSSITSSLAATPPSPAGTSSIPGMNANALPFYPTSDTVESVIGGSLLQSSAPVNIPGSLGSSASFHSASPSPPVSLSSHFLHQPQGHLSQSENTFLGTSASHGSLGPGAAELARLRQELDEANGTIKQWEESWKQAKQACDAWKKEAEEANDRANTANMECELAREQREALELQVKKLQEELERIHTGQDPQFLRSFSDLETLSLSSLYTLQKQLRANLEKVDKAVFQVQSVKCLKCQEENRVVLPCQHAVLCETCAEEGECPICHPNRPHSLQS; encoded by the exons TTACCTGAAGGAGTTCCGCACGGAGCAGTGCCCTCTTTTCGTGCAGCACAAGTGCACTCAGCACCGGCCCTACACTTGCTTCCACTGGCACTTTGTCAACCAGCGTCGTCGCAGATCTATCCGCCGCCGGGATGGTACATTTAACTACAGCCCTGACATTTACTGTACCAAGTATGACGAGACCACAGGAATCTGCCCAGAAGGAGATGA GTGTCCCTTCTTGCATAGAACTACTGGAGACACAGAGAGGAGGTATCACTTGCGCTACTACAAAACTGGAATCTGCATTCATGAGACGGACTCCAAGGGAAACTGCACAAAGAACGGAGTCCACTGCGCATTTGCTCATGGGCCCCATGACCTACGCTCTCCAGTGTATGACATCAG GGAGCTTCAGGCGATGGAGGCTTTGCAGAATGGTCAGACTACATCAGAAGGTGGCATAGAGGGTCAGTCTGCAGTTGCTGCTAGCCATGCTATGATAGAGAAAATACTCAGTGAGGAGCCAAGGTGGCAAG ATACAACATATGTGTTGGGAAATTACAAGACAGAGCAATGTAAGAAACCCCCCCGTCTCTGTCGCCAGGGTTACGCCTGTCCCTACTACCACAATAGCAAAGACAGAAGAAGAAGCCCACGAAAACACAAATACAG ATCTTCACCGTGTCCCAGTGTGAAACATGGAGACGAGTGGGGAGATCCCAGCAAGTGTGAAAATGGAGACTCATGCCAATACTGCCACACTCGCACAGAACAGCAGTTCCATCCAGAG ATCTACAAATCCACCAAATGCAATGATATGCAGCAGTCTGGCAGCTGTCCCCGAGGACCCTTCTGTGCCTTTGCACATGTAGAAC agcCTGCGCTCAATGAAGATTTACAGCAATCCTCGGCTGTGTCTAGCCCGACACAGACAGGCCCTGTGATGTATATGCCTTCGGCAGCTGGTGATTCTGTTCCGGTCAGCCCTTCCAGTCCACATGCCCCAGACCTTAGCAAT ATTCTTTGTAGGAACAGCAGTCTCGGAAGCCCATCTAATATATGTGGGTCTCCTCCTGGTGCCATTGGAAAGCCACACAGCTTGGAGACCATTGGTTTTCCTCCAGACTCTGTAACAGCAGCTGGCAGCTACAAGAAAGCACCGGGGTTTGAGCGAGAAGATCAG CAAGCAAAAATGAAGTCCCACTCACTGGAACACAGGAGCCAGGAGCAACCTTTGTTACAGCCCAAACAG GACATACTGGGTATTCTCCCAGTGGGGAGCCCGCTGACATCCAGCATCTCCTCTAGTATCACGTCCAGTCTGGCTGCAACGCCACCAAGCCCTGCTGGCACCAGCAGCATACCAGGCATGAATGCCAATGCCCTTCCTTTCTACCCAACCAGTGACACCGTTGAGTCTGTCATAG GTGGGAGTTTGCTGCAAAGTTCTGCTCCTGTAAATATCCCCGGGTCCCTTGGAAGCTCTGCCTCCTTTCACTCTGCCTCTCCGTCTCCACCAGTCAGCCTCTCATCGCATTTCCtccatcagccccagggacacttaAGCCAATCAGAAAACACATTCCTGGGGACATCAGCTTCTCATGGATCATTAG GTCCAGGTGCTGCGGAGCTGGCACGGCTACGACAAGAACTGGATGAAGCCAATGGCACAATAAAGCAGTGGGAAGAGTCTTGGAAACAAGCCAAACAG GCTTGTGATGCTTGGaaaaaggaggcagaggaggcaAATGATCGTGCCAACACAGCTAACATGGAATGTGAACTGGCCCGGGAGCAGAGGGAAGCCTTGGAGCTGCAAGTGAAGAaactgcaggaggagctggagaggatCCACACAGGCCAGGACCCTCAGTTTCTGCGTTCCTTCTCTGACCTGGAAACGCTCTCGCTCTCTTCGCTTTACACCCTTCAGAAACAGCTGCGGGCAAACCTGGAGAAAGTCGATAAG GCGGTATTTCAGGTGCAGTCAGTGAAATGCCTTAAGTGTCAGGAGGAGAACCGGGTGGTGTTACCGTGCCAACACGCAGTGCTGTGTGAAACGTGCGCCGAGGAGGGCGAGTGCCCCATCTGCCATCCCAACAGGCCCCACTCTCTCCAGTCGTGA
- the UNK gene encoding RING finger protein unkempt homolog isoform X4 has product MSKGPVASGPAAAGPASAASALQAQPEKPQHYTYLKEFRTEQCPLFVQHKCTQHRPYTCFHWHFVNQRRRRSIRRRDGTFNYSPDIYCTKYDETTGICPEGDECPFLHRTTGDTERRYHLRYYKTGICIHETDSKGNCTKNGVHCAFAHGPHDLRSPVYDIRELQAMEALQNGQTTSEGGIEGQSAVAASHAMIEKILSEEPRWQDTTYVLGNYKTEQCKKPPRLCRQGYACPYYHNSKDRRRSPRKHKYRSSPCPSVKHGDEWGDPSKCENGDSCQYCHTRTEQQFHPEIYKSTKCNDMQQSGSCPRGPFCAFAHVEQPALNEDLQQSSAVSSPTQTGPVMYMPSAAGDSVPVSPSSPHAPDLSNVWNKSGTLPTSPTSTTILCRNSSLGSPSNICGSPPGAIGKPHSLETIGFPPDSVTAAGSYKKAPGFEREDQVGAEYLKSFKCQQAKMKSHSLEHRSQEQPLLQPKQDILGILPVGSPLTSSISSSITSSLAATPPSPAGTSSIPGMNANALPFYPTSDTVESVIESALDDLDLNEFGVAALEKTFDSSTVPHTSGIMIGGSLLQSSAPVNIPGSLGSSASFHSASPSPPVSLSSHFLHQPQGHLSQSENTFLGTSASHGSLGLNGMNSSIWEHFASGSFSPSTSPAFLSGPGAAELARLRQELDEANGTIKQWEESWKQAKQACDAWKKEAEEANDRANTANMECELAREQREALELQVKKLQEELERIHTGQDPQFLRSFSDLETLSLSSLYTLQKQLRANLEKVDKAVFQVQSVKCLKCQEENRVVLPCQHAVLCETCAEEGECPICHPNRPHSLQS; this is encoded by the exons TTACCTGAAGGAGTTCCGCACGGAGCAGTGCCCTCTTTTCGTGCAGCACAAGTGCACTCAGCACCGGCCCTACACTTGCTTCCACTGGCACTTTGTCAACCAGCGTCGTCGCAGATCTATCCGCCGCCGGGATGGTACATTTAACTACAGCCCTGACATTTACTGTACCAAGTATGACGAGACCACAGGAATCTGCCCAGAAGGAGATGA GTGTCCCTTCTTGCATAGAACTACTGGAGACACAGAGAGGAGGTATCACTTGCGCTACTACAAAACTGGAATCTGCATTCATGAGACGGACTCCAAGGGAAACTGCACAAAGAACGGAGTCCACTGCGCATTTGCTCATGGGCCCCATGACCTACGCTCTCCAGTGTATGACATCAG GGAGCTTCAGGCGATGGAGGCTTTGCAGAATGGTCAGACTACATCAGAAGGTGGCATAGAGGGTCAGTCTGCAGTTGCTGCTAGCCATGCTATGATAGAGAAAATACTCAGTGAGGAGCCAAGGTGGCAAG ATACAACATATGTGTTGGGAAATTACAAGACAGAGCAATGTAAGAAACCCCCCCGTCTCTGTCGCCAGGGTTACGCCTGTCCCTACTACCACAATAGCAAAGACAGAAGAAGAAGCCCACGAAAACACAAATACAG ATCTTCACCGTGTCCCAGTGTGAAACATGGAGACGAGTGGGGAGATCCCAGCAAGTGTGAAAATGGAGACTCATGCCAATACTGCCACACTCGCACAGAACAGCAGTTCCATCCAGAG ATCTACAAATCCACCAAATGCAATGATATGCAGCAGTCTGGCAGCTGTCCCCGAGGACCCTTCTGTGCCTTTGCACATGTAGAAC agcCTGCGCTCAATGAAGATTTACAGCAATCCTCGGCTGTGTCTAGCCCGACACAGACAGGCCCTGTGATGTATATGCCTTCGGCAGCTGGTGATTCTGTTCCGGTCAGCCCTTCCAGTCCACATGCCCCAGACCTTAGCAAT GTGTGGAATAAATCAGGAACTCTGCCAACTAGCCCCACCTCCACCACA ATTCTTTGTAGGAACAGCAGTCTCGGAAGCCCATCTAATATATGTGGGTCTCCTCCTGGTGCCATTGGAAAGCCACACAGCTTGGAGACCATTGGTTTTCCTCCAGACTCTGTAACAGCAGCTGGCAGCTACAAGAAAGCACCGGGGTTTGAGCGAGAAGATCAGGTGGGGGCCGAGTATTTGAAGAGTTTCAAATGCCAG CAAGCAAAAATGAAGTCCCACTCACTGGAACACAGGAGCCAGGAGCAACCTTTGTTACAGCCCAAACAG GACATACTGGGTATTCTCCCAGTGGGGAGCCCGCTGACATCCAGCATCTCCTCTAGTATCACGTCCAGTCTGGCTGCAACGCCACCAAGCCCTGCTGGCACCAGCAGCATACCAGGCATGAATGCCAATGCCCTTCCTTTCTACCCAACCAGTGACACCGTTGAGTCTGTCATAG AGTCTGCCTTGGATGACCTGGACCTGAATGAATTCGGAGTGGCTGCCCTGGAGAAGACATTTGACAGCAGCACAGTGCCCCACACGAGTGGCATCATGATAG GTGGGAGTTTGCTGCAAAGTTCTGCTCCTGTAAATATCCCCGGGTCCCTTGGAAGCTCTGCCTCCTTTCACTCTGCCTCTCCGTCTCCACCAGTCAGCCTCTCATCGCATTTCCtccatcagccccagggacacttaAGCCAATCAGAAAACACATTCCTGGGGACATCAGCTTCTCATGGATCATTAG GTTTAAATGGGATGAACAGCAGCATATGGGAACACTTTGCTTCGGGGAGTTTTTCGCCCAGTACCTCACCTGCATTTCTGTCAGGTCCAGGTGCTGCGGAGCTGGCACGGCTACGACAAGAACTGGATGAAGCCAATGGCACAATAAAGCAGTGGGAAGAGTCTTGGAAACAAGCCAAACAG GCTTGTGATGCTTGGaaaaaggaggcagaggaggcaAATGATCGTGCCAACACAGCTAACATGGAATGTGAACTGGCCCGGGAGCAGAGGGAAGCCTTGGAGCTGCAAGTGAAGAaactgcaggaggagctggagaggatCCACACAGGCCAGGACCCTCAGTTTCTGCGTTCCTTCTCTGACCTGGAAACGCTCTCGCTCTCTTCGCTTTACACCCTTCAGAAACAGCTGCGGGCAAACCTGGAGAAAGTCGATAAG GCGGTATTTCAGGTGCAGTCAGTGAAATGCCTTAAGTGTCAGGAGGAGAACCGGGTGGTGTTACCGTGCCAACACGCAGTGCTGTGTGAAACGTGCGCCGAGGAGGGCGAGTGCCCCATCTGCCATCCCAACAGGCCCCACTCTCTCCAGTCGTGA
- the UNK gene encoding RING finger protein unkempt homolog isoform X3 → MQESSRTEPLECTGCEQSQTSKAAAKQEISAAASSECDQYKAAIVEFKNETTSSYLKEFRTEQCPLFVQHKCTQHRPYTCFHWHFVNQRRRRSIRRRDGTFNYSPDIYCTKYDETTGICPEGDECPFLHRTTGDTERRYHLRYYKTGICIHETDSKGNCTKNGVHCAFAHGPHDLRSPVYDIRELQAMEALQNGQTTSEGGIEGQSAVAASHAMIEKILSEEPRWQDTTYVLGNYKTEQCKKPPRLCRQGYACPYYHNSKDRRRSPRKHKYRSSPCPSVKHGDEWGDPSKCENGDSCQYCHTRTEQQFHPEIYKSTKCNDMQQSGSCPRGPFCAFAHVEQPALNEDLQQSSAVSSPTQTGPVMYMPSAAGDSVPVSPSSPHAPDLSNILCRNSSLGSPSNICGSPPGAIGKPHSLETIGFPPDSVTAAGSYKKAPGFEREDQVGAEYLKSFKCQQAKMKSHSLEHRSQEQPLLQPKQDILGILPVGSPLTSSISSSITSSLAATPPSPAGTSSIPGMNANALPFYPTSDTVESVIESALDDLDLNEFGVAALEKTFDSSTVPHTSGIMIGGSLLQSSAPVNIPGSLGSSASFHSASPSPPVSLSSHFLHQPQGHLSQSENTFLGTSASHGSLGLNGMNSSIWEHFASGSFSPSTSPAFLSGPGAAELARLRQELDEANGTIKQWEESWKQAKQACDAWKKEAEEANDRANTANMECELAREQREALELQVKKLQEELERIHTGQDPQFLRSFSDLETLSLSSLYTLQKQLRANLEKVDKAVFQVQSVKCLKCQEENRVVLPCQHAVLCETCAEEGECPICHPNRPHSLQS, encoded by the exons ATGCAGGAATCCTCCCGTACCGAGCCGCTTGAGTGCACCGGGTGCGAACAGAGCCAAACCAGTAAAGCTGCAGCAAAGCAAGAGATCTCTGCAGCAGCAAGCAGTGAATGTGACCAGTACAAGGCTGCCATTGTtgagtttaaaaatgaaacaacttCTAG TTACCTGAAGGAGTTCCGCACGGAGCAGTGCCCTCTTTTCGTGCAGCACAAGTGCACTCAGCACCGGCCCTACACTTGCTTCCACTGGCACTTTGTCAACCAGCGTCGTCGCAGATCTATCCGCCGCCGGGATGGTACATTTAACTACAGCCCTGACATTTACTGTACCAAGTATGACGAGACCACAGGAATCTGCCCAGAAGGAGATGA GTGTCCCTTCTTGCATAGAACTACTGGAGACACAGAGAGGAGGTATCACTTGCGCTACTACAAAACTGGAATCTGCATTCATGAGACGGACTCCAAGGGAAACTGCACAAAGAACGGAGTCCACTGCGCATTTGCTCATGGGCCCCATGACCTACGCTCTCCAGTGTATGACATCAG GGAGCTTCAGGCGATGGAGGCTTTGCAGAATGGTCAGACTACATCAGAAGGTGGCATAGAGGGTCAGTCTGCAGTTGCTGCTAGCCATGCTATGATAGAGAAAATACTCAGTGAGGAGCCAAGGTGGCAAG ATACAACATATGTGTTGGGAAATTACAAGACAGAGCAATGTAAGAAACCCCCCCGTCTCTGTCGCCAGGGTTACGCCTGTCCCTACTACCACAATAGCAAAGACAGAAGAAGAAGCCCACGAAAACACAAATACAG ATCTTCACCGTGTCCCAGTGTGAAACATGGAGACGAGTGGGGAGATCCCAGCAAGTGTGAAAATGGAGACTCATGCCAATACTGCCACACTCGCACAGAACAGCAGTTCCATCCAGAG ATCTACAAATCCACCAAATGCAATGATATGCAGCAGTCTGGCAGCTGTCCCCGAGGACCCTTCTGTGCCTTTGCACATGTAGAAC agcCTGCGCTCAATGAAGATTTACAGCAATCCTCGGCTGTGTCTAGCCCGACACAGACAGGCCCTGTGATGTATATGCCTTCGGCAGCTGGTGATTCTGTTCCGGTCAGCCCTTCCAGTCCACATGCCCCAGACCTTAGCAAT ATTCTTTGTAGGAACAGCAGTCTCGGAAGCCCATCTAATATATGTGGGTCTCCTCCTGGTGCCATTGGAAAGCCACACAGCTTGGAGACCATTGGTTTTCCTCCAGACTCTGTAACAGCAGCTGGCAGCTACAAGAAAGCACCGGGGTTTGAGCGAGAAGATCAGGTGGGGGCCGAGTATTTGAAGAGTTTCAAATGCCAG CAAGCAAAAATGAAGTCCCACTCACTGGAACACAGGAGCCAGGAGCAACCTTTGTTACAGCCCAAACAG GACATACTGGGTATTCTCCCAGTGGGGAGCCCGCTGACATCCAGCATCTCCTCTAGTATCACGTCCAGTCTGGCTGCAACGCCACCAAGCCCTGCTGGCACCAGCAGCATACCAGGCATGAATGCCAATGCCCTTCCTTTCTACCCAACCAGTGACACCGTTGAGTCTGTCATAG AGTCTGCCTTGGATGACCTGGACCTGAATGAATTCGGAGTGGCTGCCCTGGAGAAGACATTTGACAGCAGCACAGTGCCCCACACGAGTGGCATCATGATAG GTGGGAGTTTGCTGCAAAGTTCTGCTCCTGTAAATATCCCCGGGTCCCTTGGAAGCTCTGCCTCCTTTCACTCTGCCTCTCCGTCTCCACCAGTCAGCCTCTCATCGCATTTCCtccatcagccccagggacacttaAGCCAATCAGAAAACACATTCCTGGGGACATCAGCTTCTCATGGATCATTAG GTTTAAATGGGATGAACAGCAGCATATGGGAACACTTTGCTTCGGGGAGTTTTTCGCCCAGTACCTCACCTGCATTTCTGTCAGGTCCAGGTGCTGCGGAGCTGGCACGGCTACGACAAGAACTGGATGAAGCCAATGGCACAATAAAGCAGTGGGAAGAGTCTTGGAAACAAGCCAAACAG GCTTGTGATGCTTGGaaaaaggaggcagaggaggcaAATGATCGTGCCAACACAGCTAACATGGAATGTGAACTGGCCCGGGAGCAGAGGGAAGCCTTGGAGCTGCAAGTGAAGAaactgcaggaggagctggagaggatCCACACAGGCCAGGACCCTCAGTTTCTGCGTTCCTTCTCTGACCTGGAAACGCTCTCGCTCTCTTCGCTTTACACCCTTCAGAAACAGCTGCGGGCAAACCTGGAGAAAGTCGATAAG GCGGTATTTCAGGTGCAGTCAGTGAAATGCCTTAAGTGTCAGGAGGAGAACCGGGTGGTGTTACCGTGCCAACACGCAGTGCTGTGTGAAACGTGCGCCGAGGAGGGCGAGTGCCCCATCTGCCATCCCAACAGGCCCCACTCTCTCCAGTCGTGA
- the UNK gene encoding RING finger protein unkempt homolog isoform X13 — protein sequence MSKGPVASGPAAAGPASAASALQAQPEKPQHYTYLKEFRTEQCPLFVQHKCTQHRPYTCFHWHFVNQRRRRSIRRRDGTFNYSPDIYCTKYDETTGICPEGDECPFLHRTTGDTERRYHLRYYKTGICIHETDSKGNCTKNGVHCAFAHGPHDLRSPVYDIRELQAMEALQNGQTTSEGGIEGQSAVAASHAMIEKILSEEPRWQDTTYVLGNYKTEQCKKPPRLCRQGYACPYYHNSKDRRRSPRKHKYRSSPCPSVKHGDEWGDPSKCENGDSCQYCHTRTEQQFHPEIYKSTKCNDMQQSGSCPRGPFCAFAHVEQPALNEDLQQSSAVSSPTQTGPVMYMPSAAGDSVPVSPSSPHAPDLSNILCRNSSLGSPSNICGSPPGAIGKPHSLETIGFPPDSVTAAGSYKKAPGFEREDQVGAEYLKSFKCQQAKMKSHSLEHRSQEQPLLQPKQDILGILPVGSPLTSSISSSITSSLAATPPSPAGTSSIPGMNANALPFYPTSDTVESVIGGSLLQSSAPVNIPGSLGSSASFHSASPSPPVSLSSHFLHQPQGHLSQSENTFLGTSASHGSLGLNGMNSSIWEHFASGSFSPSTSPAFLSGPGAAELARLRQELDEANGTIKQWEESWKQAKQACDAWKKEAEEANDRANTANMECELAREQREALELQVKKLQEELERIHTGQDPQFLRSFSDLETLSLSSLYTLQKQLRANLEKVDKAVFQVQSVKCLKCQEENRVVLPCQHAVLCETCAEEGECPICHPNRPHSLQS from the exons TTACCTGAAGGAGTTCCGCACGGAGCAGTGCCCTCTTTTCGTGCAGCACAAGTGCACTCAGCACCGGCCCTACACTTGCTTCCACTGGCACTTTGTCAACCAGCGTCGTCGCAGATCTATCCGCCGCCGGGATGGTACATTTAACTACAGCCCTGACATTTACTGTACCAAGTATGACGAGACCACAGGAATCTGCCCAGAAGGAGATGA GTGTCCCTTCTTGCATAGAACTACTGGAGACACAGAGAGGAGGTATCACTTGCGCTACTACAAAACTGGAATCTGCATTCATGAGACGGACTCCAAGGGAAACTGCACAAAGAACGGAGTCCACTGCGCATTTGCTCATGGGCCCCATGACCTACGCTCTCCAGTGTATGACATCAG GGAGCTTCAGGCGATGGAGGCTTTGCAGAATGGTCAGACTACATCAGAAGGTGGCATAGAGGGTCAGTCTGCAGTTGCTGCTAGCCATGCTATGATAGAGAAAATACTCAGTGAGGAGCCAAGGTGGCAAG ATACAACATATGTGTTGGGAAATTACAAGACAGAGCAATGTAAGAAACCCCCCCGTCTCTGTCGCCAGGGTTACGCCTGTCCCTACTACCACAATAGCAAAGACAGAAGAAGAAGCCCACGAAAACACAAATACAG ATCTTCACCGTGTCCCAGTGTGAAACATGGAGACGAGTGGGGAGATCCCAGCAAGTGTGAAAATGGAGACTCATGCCAATACTGCCACACTCGCACAGAACAGCAGTTCCATCCAGAG ATCTACAAATCCACCAAATGCAATGATATGCAGCAGTCTGGCAGCTGTCCCCGAGGACCCTTCTGTGCCTTTGCACATGTAGAAC agcCTGCGCTCAATGAAGATTTACAGCAATCCTCGGCTGTGTCTAGCCCGACACAGACAGGCCCTGTGATGTATATGCCTTCGGCAGCTGGTGATTCTGTTCCGGTCAGCCCTTCCAGTCCACATGCCCCAGACCTTAGCAAT ATTCTTTGTAGGAACAGCAGTCTCGGAAGCCCATCTAATATATGTGGGTCTCCTCCTGGTGCCATTGGAAAGCCACACAGCTTGGAGACCATTGGTTTTCCTCCAGACTCTGTAACAGCAGCTGGCAGCTACAAGAAAGCACCGGGGTTTGAGCGAGAAGATCAGGTGGGGGCCGAGTATTTGAAGAGTTTCAAATGCCAG CAAGCAAAAATGAAGTCCCACTCACTGGAACACAGGAGCCAGGAGCAACCTTTGTTACAGCCCAAACAG GACATACTGGGTATTCTCCCAGTGGGGAGCCCGCTGACATCCAGCATCTCCTCTAGTATCACGTCCAGTCTGGCTGCAACGCCACCAAGCCCTGCTGGCACCAGCAGCATACCAGGCATGAATGCCAATGCCCTTCCTTTCTACCCAACCAGTGACACCGTTGAGTCTGTCATAG GTGGGAGTTTGCTGCAAAGTTCTGCTCCTGTAAATATCCCCGGGTCCCTTGGAAGCTCTGCCTCCTTTCACTCTGCCTCTCCGTCTCCACCAGTCAGCCTCTCATCGCATTTCCtccatcagccccagggacacttaAGCCAATCAGAAAACACATTCCTGGGGACATCAGCTTCTCATGGATCATTAG GTTTAAATGGGATGAACAGCAGCATATGGGAACACTTTGCTTCGGGGAGTTTTTCGCCCAGTACCTCACCTGCATTTCTGTCAGGTCCAGGTGCTGCGGAGCTGGCACGGCTACGACAAGAACTGGATGAAGCCAATGGCACAATAAAGCAGTGGGAAGAGTCTTGGAAACAAGCCAAACAG GCTTGTGATGCTTGGaaaaaggaggcagaggaggcaAATGATCGTGCCAACACAGCTAACATGGAATGTGAACTGGCCCGGGAGCAGAGGGAAGCCTTGGAGCTGCAAGTGAAGAaactgcaggaggagctggagaggatCCACACAGGCCAGGACCCTCAGTTTCTGCGTTCCTTCTCTGACCTGGAAACGCTCTCGCTCTCTTCGCTTTACACCCTTCAGAAACAGCTGCGGGCAAACCTGGAGAAAGTCGATAAG GCGGTATTTCAGGTGCAGTCAGTGAAATGCCTTAAGTGTCAGGAGGAGAACCGGGTGGTGTTACCGTGCCAACACGCAGTGCTGTGTGAAACGTGCGCCGAGGAGGGCGAGTGCCCCATCTGCCATCCCAACAGGCCCCACTCTCTCCAGTCGTGA